From Corynebacterium aquatimens:
AGCCAGACAACATCGCTTTTCGACGACCCCCTTCCGCCATCCATCCCCACCCCCGCATATCCGGAGTCAAAACTCGGCGTATCCATACTCGATGACGTCAAGGTCCCACGGGTCACCGCGATCGTCTGCCCCTGGTGTTTCAGACGACCGAACGTGATCTTTCCGTCGATGGTTTTTGCTAATGCCCGCAGCGCATCCGGCGGGAGCGGCTGGCCCCGAAAATGGTACATGGCCAGCCAGTCCTCATCCGGCTCATCGGTTACCTCGAAAACGAGGGTGCTCAACTCTTCGGCCTCGATTGGTTCGTCCGCGGCGGCACTGCCGTGCAACGCAGTGGTCATAGTGATGATCTCCGGCCCAACGCTCCAGTGCCCTTCACCAGCACCAACGAGCAACTTCTCGGCCGCAGCCCCAATGCGCTCCGGAACCAGTAGTCGGGTGGGTAAACCCCGGGAGGCGTAAAACTCATGAATCTCGCGGATCGGCACGGGTCTAAAGCCCGCAGACGGACCGATCGGGGTAGCCGAATTGGACCGTTCGGCGATGTCTGCGCCAGCGCGCGTGAACCAGCCGTCGATAAGCGTGTGCTCTTGGCCTGGGAACGCCTTCGCCGTGGCGACCTCGATGGCGCGGATGTCGGAGTTGCGGACGCGGCGGGGGCTTAAGCGTTTGAGCACCTGGATCTGCTCACGCGGGATCGAAAGAGTGGGCGCGCTCGAGGGCAGGCCGCCGACCTTTTGCGGGCGGAGGACCAACGGGTCGAGCGAGACGACGTGGCCGATGACGTCGGTGACGTGGCTGCCGGGGCCATCAAGGTAACGGCGCACGACAACGCGCTCGCCGACGCTGACCTCATCGGTGCGGAACAGGCGCGACACTCTAGTGACCGAAGGGATCCGGGTCATCGCCCGGCATCCAGGTGTTGCCCGCCGCACCCCAGCCGTTGGCCTTGACCGCGCGCTTCGCCTCGCGCTTGTATCGGCCGGTGAGAACGTCGAGGTAAACGAAGCCATCGAGGTGACCCACCTCATGCTGAAGGCAACGGGCAAAGAACCCGGTGCCCTCAATGTCCACGGGGTCGCCGTTTTCATCAGTGCCTGTCACGCGCGCCCAGTCCGCGCGCCCAGTGGGGAAGCCCTCGCCCGGGACGGACAGGCACCCTTCATCATCCTCGCCGTCATCGCGCGGCATTGTCTTGGGGATCTCTGACGTCTCCAGCACGGGGTTGATCACCGTGCCGCGACGCATCACGTCCCCGTCAGGGCAGTTGTACACGAACAGGCGCTTGTTCACGCCGATCTGGTTCGCGGCCAGGCCCACGCCATGTGCCGCATCCATCGTGTCATGCATATCGGCGATGAGCTGCGCGAGCTCCTCCACGGGCTCCGTCACAGGCTCGGTGGGGTTGTGCAGGACGGGGTCGCCGTAGATCACGATTGGTCGAATAGCCATGGCTATAGTCTAAGCATGCTCACCGACGCAGACCTCGCCGTCCTCGATTTCGCCGACCGCGCCCCCCGCAGCCTCGGCGCACGCGAGGAGGCCATTCGCCGTGAGCTTTCCATGTCACCCGTGCGCTATTACCAGCGCCTCAACATGCTTATCGACGATCCCTCAGCCCTAGCCGCCCGCCCCCAACTGGTCCGGCGGCTCCAGCGCATCCGGGATGAGCGGGTGATTAATCCCGGGGCGTGAGCGTGCGCGGGCCCCTTGGTTCGGTTGATTTTACGGCGAGTCGCGCCCGAAAGGTTAGGAATCCCCAGGATACAGTGACGTGTGTGACGAATGTGAATTCTGGATCCAGCCGTTGGAAGCCCACCGGGAAGCCTAAGAACGCCCCGGAGGCCGACTTTGTCGAGGCCGATTCTGTGGACGCCTCAGCTCGCCGCGGCGAGGTCGATTTCTACGAACCTGCCGATGATGGCGCATTCGCCGAGGCCTATGAGGAGTACTACGACGAAGCCGTCGTTGAGGACCCCGCACCACGCGGCCGCCATTCCCGCCCGGACGCCCCGGGTGAGGAGGACAGCCCGGTGTTCAACTCCATGTTCGACTCCGGCGCACGCCGCCCCGAAACTCGCGGGGGTTCTGCCGCTGCTGGTGCTGCTGGAGCTGCCGGTGTCGCTGGCGCTGCCAGCGCTGCTGGCGATATCCACGACGCGGAGTTCGAAGAGGTAGTAGAGGTCGAAGACGATCCACGGGTTACGCAACGCAGTGAGGCGGCTCCCGCAGCCGCGCCCGTGCGCGGTGAGGCTCCCCGCCCTAGTCGGGCTGAGCCGATCGAGTACTCCGAGGAATACGAGGAGTATCCCGAGGACGACCAGCCTCGTGGCATTCCGAAGCGTGGCCTGGCGATGGTGCTCATCGCGGTTGCTGTGTTACTTGGCCTCTGGGGCCTCTACGCGCTGACTCAGGGCAATAAAGATGTGCAAAACACCGCCAACGACCCAGGTCAAACGGGACAAACCGTTCCTACGGGCGCTCCCGCGCCGGGCCAGTCACAGGCACCGGGTCAGGACCCGAACGCACCGAAGGACGACGCCGATCACAACCGTGATTCCCAAAACCGTGCGCCGAAAGATGGGCGTGAAGGGGATCGTCGAGAAGCTGGGCGCGAAGGCGAAGGCGGAAACCGGGGCTCGATTCCTGCTGGTGAGAAGATGACTGCGGATAATGAGAAAATCAACGTCTACAACAACTCCACCGTAAGCGGGCTTGCCGCGGACGTAGCGGACAACCTGCGCGGCCAGGGCACCGAGGTCGGTGGTGTGGGTAACTTCAACGCCGAAACTCTGGAGCAAACCACCGTATTCTTTGACCCGAATACCCCGGGTGCAGAGGAGCGTGCGCGAATCCTCGCGGATCGCGTGGGTGGCATTGCTCGTGCCAACATTGAGTCTCTACCGGAGGAAGCTAAGAAGCCGGACACCATCACCCTTATCATGGTTGGCCCGGTGGAGCTTTAACCCCACCGGCCCCGGCCAGATCACCCGGCGGGCGTCGAGGTGATCACGCCAGCTGGGCTGTAAGATTTCAGCGTGGACCCGTTTAAGGATTTTGCCCGCTCACCCGAGCCCACCCTGGGCGTGGAGTGGGAGATTGCGCTTGTCGACCCAGTTAGCCGGGATATGGTGGCGGAGGCCGGGGCGGTCATTGAGGCCGTCGAGAAGCGATATGGCACGCACCTGGAGAAAGAATTCCTGAAGAACACCGTTGAGCTTGTCACGCCGGTGTGCCACACGACGAGCGAGGCGATCGGGTGGCTGCGCGGCACTCTTGGCCAGGTCAAAACGGTGACTGATGAGATGGGCTTGCGGCTGTGGGCCAGCGGTGGCCACCCCTTTGCGGATTTCCGCGAGCAGCCCGTGGGGGACAAAGAGACCTACAAAGAGATCATCAACCGCACCCAATACTGGGGGCAGCAGATGTTGCTGTGGGGAACACACGTGCACGTGGGCATTAGGCATGAAGAGCGCGTCTGGCCGATCATCAACGCCATCATGACGAAGTACCCCCACCTGCTGGCGATCTCCGCCTCGAGCCCCGCGTGGGAAGGCCTGGACACGGGGTATGCATCGAACCGGACCATGCTTTACCAGCAACTTCCCACCGCCGGAATGCCGTACCAGTTCCGCAATTGGGATGAATGGGTGGGGTTCATGCGCGACCAGGCGAAGTCCGGGGTCACTTCGCACACGGGTTCCATGCACTTTGACGTTCGCCCCGCCGCTAAATGGGGCACGATCGAAGTCCGCATCTCTGACTGTTCGGCGTCGCTCAAGGAACTCGCCGCGGTGGTGGCGCTCACCCACTGCCTGGTGGTTTATTACGACTCGCTTATCGACGACGGGAAGGAACTGCCCACCCTCCAACCCTGGCACATTGCCGAAAACAAGTGGCGCGGCGCCCGATATGGGTTGGAAGCCGAAGTGATTACCTCCCGCGATACCGATGAACGCTGGGTGACCGACGAGCTCCACGACTTAATCGAGCAGCTGCAACCAGTCGCGCACCGACTCGGCTGCGTCACGGAACTCGGCTGGGTCGCCGACATCATTTCCAACGGCGCCGCCTACCAGCGCCAACGTGAGATCTTCCAGCGCACCGGCGACTGGAAGAACGTCGTCGACGCCACCTGCGACGACCTCGAATCCAACCTCCGCACCTAGCGCCAAATAGGGGCCGGGGCGAGAGTGCTACGGCTTTGGCTTGGTGGGCCGGGGGTCTTTGTAGCGAGACGGATTCTCGTTGACGGTGAGCTGGTCTTCGCCGCCGTAGAGTCCTTCGAGGCGGGAAACGCGTCCAAGACGTTGAGCCACAACAGGGCTGGTCATCAGCGCGAAGAGCAGCAGGAGAAGGAGCATGCCGGCGTCGCCGCGGTGGCCCACGTCGAAGGTAGGAGACCCGGCTAGCCGAATGATCGTGCCCATGACCACCAGGAGGAGGCCGGTTGTTTGCGGTTTAGTGATGGCATGGATCCGCGCGACGGTGTTGTTGAACCGCACCACGCCAACCGCAGCAAAGAACACTTGAAGCGATCCAAAGAGGATGAAGACCAGGGATGCGATGTCCGCGATGAGTTCCCAGTTCATTACAACGCACCGTCCCTCTTGCGGAACCTGGCCACGGACAGTGAACCGATGAAGCTGAGCATGGCGATCACAAACATGACGTTGACCACGGTGGTGTCAAGCGTCCAACAGATGTAGGTTGCTAGGGCGCATTGAAGTGACGCGGTCATCCCGTCCATCCCCACCACGCGGTCAAGAGAGTTCGGGCCCACGATCATGCGCCACGTTGTGATGAAGAATCCCGCGGTGAGCAACACGGCCGCGATAGCAAGGATTCCGTTGTACAGGGTCGGGTCCATCGGTTAGCTCCTTGTCCCCTCGAAAATCGCGAGCATAGAGCGCTCGAGCTTAGCGACGTTAGCGAGTTCGCGTTCGATGTCTTTTTGCGTGTGCGCGTCTAGGACGTGAATGGTCCACGTGCGGTTGGCAAGGTCGAAGTCGGTGACGCACCCACCGGGCTGAAGATTGTACGCACAGGCCGCAAAGTACAGTTCGAGTTCCGTGGCAAGGCGCATGGGAACGACGAAAATTGCGCTCATCGGTGGGTCAGCCGGGCGGATTGCCAGCCAGGACACCTTCACGGATGCAACGATCAGTTCCCAGAGCCAATGGACACCGAACTTGAGCAGTTCCCAGAGGTTGAGGCGAATTCCCCACAGCGGAACCGGTGGGAGCGGAAGGAGCCACACGATAGCCAAGGCCAGGGCGAGTCCTGCGAAGAAGTTTCCCCATGTGAGCTCACCCATCAGGAGGATCCACATGACGGTCAGCCATATAACGCTCAAGGGCCGGGTGCGGTCACCGAGTTTGGAGAGCATCACTGCACCTCCCTTTCGGCTTCAGCTGGGACGCGATCAGGATTGGGCAAGGGGACCTCCGCGGTGGTGACCTCGGCCTTAGGCGCAGGTGCGTCCGATCGTCTCTTGCTGATGTCGTCTTCAACGTTTTGGCCACCGGGATTATCCAGCGTGCGCCCGGGCTCGGTGTCTTCCGTCCACTCTGGGCCCAGCACGGCGGAGCGGTAGATCGAAATGTCTAAGGCGCTCTCGGCGGCGCGGCCAGTAATCGCGGAGATCGGCCCAGCTAGGAAGGTGATGGACACTGATGCTGCCACCAACGTCGCGGTGGAAAGAACCATGCCCGGTGGTGTGCGGCCCACGTCATTGCGGTCCGCGACCGAGATTGTGTCGGTGATATCGCCCAACGGGCTGAGGCGTTCAAATGTCACGTCCCCTTCAGGCGCATCGGCACGGTCGCGGACAAAGGCCTTTGACCACACACGGATCATCGCGTACAGGGTCAACAGTGAGGTGATCACTGCGCCACCGATGAGCAACCATGCAAGCCAGGTGCCTTCCTCGGCGCCAGCTTGAAGCAGGATCACCTTGCCCAAGAAACCAGAGAACGGCGGGATGCCACCCAGGTTCAATGCCGGGATGAAGTACAAGATCGCGATCACCGGCGCGGTGTAAAGCAACGATCCTAAACGGCGTAGCTGCGAGGACCCAGTGGTGCGTTCGATGAGAGAAACCACCAAAAACAGCGAGGTCTGCACCAAAATGTGGTGCACCGCGTAAAAGATCGCCCCGCTCAGGCCCTGCTTCGATCCAAGCGCTAGGCCGAACACCATGTATCCAATGTGGCTGACCAGCGTGAATGACAACAGACGTTTAATGTCATTTTGCGCCAAAGCACCCATGACACCCACGATCATGGTCGCTAGAGCCACCCACATCAGCAGGGTGTCCAAAGAACCGTCGGTGAATACCGTCACGCGCATGCGGATCATGGAGTAAACGCCGACCTTCGTCAACAAGCCAGCGAATACTGCAGTCACCAGCGACGCGGCAGTGGGGTAGGAGTCCGGGAGCCACGCATCCAGCGGGAAGACCGCGGCCTTAATACCAAAGGCCACGAGCAGTGTGGCGAAGATTGCGGTCCTCGTGCCGTCATCAAGCATTTCCATGCGCATGCCCGCTTGAGCCATATTCATCGTGCCCACGGACGCGTACACCAACGCGAGCGCGAACAGGAAGACCATCGACGACGCCATGGACACCATGACGTAACCGATACCTGCGCGAACGCGGCCGGGAGATGCGCCGAGCGTGAGCAGGACGTAGGAAGCGATCAGGAAGATCTCAAAACCGACGTAGAGGTTGAATAGGTCACCCGCCAAAAACGACAAGTTCACGCCCATGGTCAGCAGCATGTATGTGGGCAGGAAAACGGATACCGGATCTTTCTCATTACCGTCCCGGATTCCTTGGGAGATGGCGAACCACATCACGGACACCAGCACAATCGCGGACACGAAAAGCATGATTCCGCTGAGACGATCCGCCACCAGCGTGATTCCTATCGGTGCATCCCACCCGGCCATCTGCACGGTTTGAATGCCTTTGATATCCGCGACCAAAATCAACGACCCAGAAATCAACGCCAACGCCAACAAAGTGACAAACGCGACGGTGCGTTGGATCGACGTGCGGTGCCCCGCCAGCAAAATTAACGCTGCAGCCAAGGCCGGCAACAGCACCGGCAGGGGGATAAGGAACGGCGCATACGGCAGGAGCCAGTTCACGTACGCATCAACGGTGGCGTTCATGTTCTGCCTCCTTCACTGGGTCTTCGAAACTTGCTGGCCCAAACGCGTCACCGCCGCTGCGCAGACGGCCCGTTTCCGGGTCATCGGACGCGTCCGCATCCGGCGCCGCCGACGGTGTTGTCGGCCGGGCCGCAATTGCTGCATCCTCTGCGTCATCCTCGATAACGTCGTCGGTGCGGTAGCGATACTGCCTGTAAATCAGGGCGAGAATGAACGCCGTCATCGCCATCGAAATCACGATCGCCGTCAAAATCATCGCCTGCGCAAGCGGATCGGCGATCTTCTCCCCGTACTCCAGCGAGTCACGATAAATAATCGGCGGCGAGCCAGCCTGACCACCAGCTTGCAGCAGCAGCAAGTTCGCTCCGTTGCCCAGCAGCATCACTCCCATCAGCATGCGCGTCAAAGCGCGATCAAGCATCAGATACACGCCCGCGGCAATCAGAACGCCTGACGCCAACAGCAGAAACAGGTTCGCTTCCATCTAACGCTCGCCTCCTTCGCGCTTGCTTATCGTCGACTCCCTAGGCAACGTCACCTTCCACGACGCCGTCGGGGCGACGTCCGATCCCACACCCGCGGTAGCGAGCTCGGACAGTTTTTCTGCCTTTGTTTTTCCGCTGCCAGCACTGTCGCTCCGGGCCTTCTCACGGTGGGCCTTCTCACTGCGGGCTTGAGCACGGGCGGCTTCGCGTGCACGCTTCTTTTCGGCGTTGATGCGTTGACGCTCTTCGTTCTTGACCTGCATTGCACGGGCGCGGTCGCGTGCCCGCGCCTTGCGCTGATCTTCTTCGAGGTCAAGCTGCGCGCCCATGGCGTTGAGGATGTGCATGATAAGGCCGACCACGATGAGGTACACGCCAGCATCGAAGGCAAGCGCCGAGGGGATTGCAACCTCCCCGATCAGCGGCAAGGTCGGCTCGACATAGCCTGTGGTCAGTGGTGGGTAACCGAGGAACATCGGCACGATCGCGGTGACCCCCGATGTCAGCAACCCAAATCCCAGCAGCGATGCCGGGGCAATGGGCAGAACCTCTTCCAACTCTTGACGTCCGCCGGCTAGGTAGCGCAATGTCAGAGCAAGCCCCGCGACCAAGCCACCGGCGAAACCACCGCCGGGTGCGTTGTGGCCGGAGAAGAAGAAGTACATCGACAGCAGCATGATGGACGGGAACAGGATCCGCGTCACCACATCGACCATGATGGAGCGGTTCTGCTCTTTCTCATCCGCGACACCGCTGGCCAACCACCGCGGATTCGTTGACGCCAACGTCGGGCGCCGGGAGCGCCGGTCGAAGCTACGCGTGCGGTAGATCAGGCTCGCGATACCGGTAGCGGCGATCACCAAAACGCTGATTTCGCCGAGGGTATCCGCTGCACGGAGATCAACCAGCAGCACGTTCACCGTGTTGCGACCGTGGCCGATGTCGTAGGCAAGCTGCGGCATCGCGGTGGAGATCGGCTTGGTGGTCCGCGCGGAAATCGCCACCATGGCAACCACCACGACGGACACACCAACACCGACCGAGAGCCATGCGCGTAAGCGGTTATCAGCATCCTTGCGCGGCTCAATCTCCGTCGGCAATCGGCGGAGTACCAACATGAAGACGACCATCACGATCGTTTCCACGAGGATCTGAGTCAGCGCCAGGTCCGGTGCGCCGTGGAGCGCAAAGATCATGGCCAGGCAGTATCCGGCCATGCCGACCATCGCCACCATGGACAAACGGTTGCGTTGCCGAGTAGCAGCGATCGCCGCGAGCATGATGATGATCGCGGCGGCACCCTGCCATGGGCTGTCCCACAAAATCATGCGCACGGTGTTGCTTTGGCCCAAGATCAAGCCCGCGAGCGGCACAACCATGAGAACCGCGAAAATCACCGCCAGGTTGATCGTCACCGAACCGCGCTGAGTCGACGCCGTCAAGCGCAGCGACAACGTACGCAGCGTGCGCAAAATGTTGTCCCAGAGCTCATCAGCATCACCCAAGGCTGGTCGTTCAAACTGCGCTTTAGCCACGAGTTCTCGTTGCCAGTGCATGAGTGCACCGACGGCAATGATGACCACTGTGAGGATCAGCGGGACCGTAATTCCGTGCCACAGCTTGAGCTCATGGGCTTCCATGCCGGGGAAGCGGACGTTTAAAAACTCGGTGAAAGCGTGCGATAGCGGCGCTGGCCATAGACCAAATACCGTGGTCAAAACCGTCAATACCGTTGGTGATGCCCACAGCGTCAGATCACGAGTGTGTAGGTTTGCCTCTTTGACGATCTTCTCACCACGATTTTCGGGGTGATTATCAATGACCCCGACGAAGCCTTCCTTGGTGCTAAACGCACCGTAGAGAAAGTACAACGCGTACGCCATGGTCAGGATCGAACCCACCACAAAACCGACCATCATCAGGTTGCGCGGCATGCCCACCAAGAGCTCTTCGTGCAGCGTGGCTTCCAACGCAGCTTCCTTAGCCACGAAGCCCCACAAGGGCGGAATCCCAGCCATCGAAGCAGCAGAAATGATCGCCAACGTAGCGACGAACGGGCTTGACCTGCCGAGGCCGGAGAGCTCCCGAATATCGCGAGTACCCAGTGTGTGGTCGATCGCGCCCACGATCATGAAAAGCGCTGCCTTGAACAGCGAGTGGCTGAACGTCAACGCCAATCCCGCCATCATTGCTTCGCGCGATCCCACGCCGATCACAGCAATGATGAACCCAAGTTGGGAAACCGTTCCGTACGCCAAGATCAGCTTGAGGTCATACTCTTTGAGCGCCATCCAGCCACCAAGCAGCATCGTGAAAATACCCACGGGGATGACAACCAAGTGCCAGCTACTGACCGTGTGGAAATCCGGGGCCAAACGCGCCACCAGGTAGATTCCCGCCTTCACCATGGCGGCCGAGTGAAGATACGCCGACACCGGCGTCGGCGCAGCCATTGCACCGGGAAGCCAGAAGTGGAACGGCGCCTGAGCTGATTTCGATAGAGCACCAAGCAGGATCAGGACGATCGCGACCTGCATGGGCATCGTCGACTCAAGCGTGGAGAACTGGGAGATTTCCGAAAGCTTCCAGATCCCAGTGCTTGTGCCGAACAATACGATTCCCACCAGCATTGCCAAACCACCGAAGGTGGTGACCAACAGTGCCTGGGTTGCTGCACGGCGGGAACTCGCACGCTCACCGTAGTAGTTAACTAACAAATACGACAGCAGCGACGTGATCTCCCAGAACACGTACATCAGTAAGAAATTGTCCGCGATGACCAGGCCGTACATGACCGTGGCAAACATCGTGAGCTGGGAGGCAAAGAGCGCCAACCTGCGTGGGTTTGAATCGAAATACCCCCAGCAATAAAAGAGGACCAGCGCCCCGATTCCCAAAACGATGAGACCGAACAGACCCGCCAAGGCATCAAGGCGGAAGTCCAAGTTCAGATGGATCGGAGGCATCCACGGAATTGACGCGCGGATCTCACCCCCGTTCGCGAACGTTCCACTAATGAACTCGCGGGTGAGCCACAAAAATCCCCCTAAGGGGACGAGTGCCAAAAGACCGAAAGCAGGACGACCAATCGACCGCATCAAAAACGGTGCTGCGGCGGTGGCCGCGATCAACGCGAAGAGCAAAACCAGCACGGTTTTCTAACCTCCTCGCGTACTTGTCCACAAAATCAAAAGCAACACTTACACAGTACATAACGGCCCCGACATTCCATTTCCGTGGCCTTTGGCCAGCGGAAACGAAAAGAGAAGAGCCTCAATAAAACCGTGGCCTTTGGCCAGCGGAAACGAACAGATAACGGGATCGTCGATAAGCGATGCTTTAGCCGTAGATGCGCTGTGCCGCGGAAGACATTGCGGCGGCGATGGAGGCCTGCGGGGTGGCGCCGAAGCCGATTGCCCAGGCGGTGTGGCGCTCGTTGATTTGGTGGGCGACTTTGATCGCGGTGAACGTGGCCTCGTGGATTTCCCACTGGTGGAAGTCCAGGATCTCAACGTAACGGTTGGCGTCGCCAAGCATCTGGGCGAAAGCGTGGGCGGGGCCAGAGGCTGTGACCTCGTGCTGGGCGGTGCGCGGTGGGAACGTCTTGGACATTTCGGTGACGTCAGCGCGGTAGGAGTTGTAGCACCAGTTGGCTTTCTCCTCACCAGTGAAGGTGATGCGCGTCATTGGGGTCGGCGCGAAGGTGGCGGTGAACAGGTCCCAGCTCATCCCCTGGGCCTCATCACGCAGTTCCTTCGGCAGTGGGCGGGAGGAGGGGAAGCGGGTCTTCAGCGGATCGCTACCGGACTTCGTTGCCGGTGCCGGTGCAGTCTGGGAAGTGAAGGTGCGGGAGTCGGAAATGGTGGTCGTGGAAAAAGCGTCGAAGTTCGACATGATTGGAAGAGTCCTTCTACGTATGTGCGTTGTGTACGGGATCCGACTCCTTGGGTGGCTGGGTTACTAACGACCACTATCCCGTACCGCTGGGGAGTCGGTTACTCCGCGTCGGGGTCGGTGGCCCGTAGTACTAGCCCTACGGCACGTAGAAGGATTGCTGAATACATGTGGGCTAGATTACAAAACCTGGCCCGGGCGCGCAATACGTTTTTGGAATCTTTTTGGATCAACGTATAAAAAGCCCCTGAACGCGCAGTTCAGGGGCCTAAGAATTCTGAAGAATAAAAATCGGTTATCGGCGGGCTGTTGCGCCGTATCGGGTGAGGAAGAGGGCTTCCGCAACCGCGATCGCTTCGATTTCGGTTGGGTCCACCGACTCATCCGCGGAGTGGATCCGGGCCAAGGCGTCTTCCACGCCGAACATGGCGATTTCCGCGTCGGGGAACTGCTTTTGCAAAGCGGCAGTGAGCGGGATCGAGCCGCCGGACCCAACGACGGCGAGCTCAGCGCCGTCGTAGGCTTCCTGCAGGCACTGGCCAAGGAGCTGCACGGCGGGCTTGGCGGGATCGGTGGCAAAACCGTTGTTGATGTCTTCGATGTCTACCTCAACGTGAACGTTCCACGGGGCATGGCTGAGCAGGTGCTCGCGCAACGCTTCAGCGGCGGCACGGGGGTCCATTTCCGCAGGTGTGCGCAAGTTAAGCTGCGCGGAAGCGTGCGGCACGATGGCGTTGACTGCTTGATCGACCGGGGTCGAGCTGAAGCCGATCACGCTTACCGCCGGTCGCGCCCAAACCAGGTCTGCCACTTCATCATCGCCGCCCATGAGGTCAACCCCGTCCAGAACGCCGCCGTCAGCGCGGAAGGTAGCAGAATCATACGGCTGGCCGGACCATGTCTGGGTGCATTCCACACCGTCGATCACGGTGCGGCCTTTCTCATCACGCAAGGAATCAAGCATGCGGATCAGCGCGGCCACCGGGTCCGGTGCTGCACCGCCGAAGGTGCCGGAATGCACAGCATCATTGAGCGTCTTCACCGTCACTTTCAGTTGCGCACCGCCACGCAGAGACGTCGTCAGCGTGGGTACACCAACGGCGACATTGCCAGAATCAGCAATCAAAATAGCGTCGGCTGCAAACAACTCAGGTTGTTCTTCCAGAAGGACTTCCAACCCGCCGCCGCCGAGTTCTTCCGAACCTTCGACCACCACAACAAGGTTGATCCCCAGTCCTTCAAAGCCGCCGTTGTCCGGGCGCTCACCAGAACGTTCGCGCAGCAAGCGAAGCGTTTCCAGGTGCATCGCCACGTTGCCCTTGCAGTCCGAGGC
This genomic window contains:
- a CDS encoding M20/M25/M40 family metallo-hydrolase; this translates as MSTFIPQRDRIFSDLSALVSFNSPHSVPELADEHAAAAEWVEGALRDAGLDVSRHPTIDNADTIIARSTPLIDGPQVLLYSHYDVVPAGDPAKWTSDPFTLTERNGRWYGRGASDCKGNVAMHLETLRLLRERSGERPDNGGFEGLGINLVVVVEGSEELGGGGLEVLLEEQPELFAADAILIADSGNVAVGVPTLTTSLRGGAQLKVTVKTLNDAVHSGTFGGAAPDPVAALIRMLDSLRDEKGRTVIDGVECTQTWSGQPYDSATFRADGGVLDGVDLMGGDDEVADLVWARPAVSVIGFSSTPVDQAVNAIVPHASAQLNLRTPAEMDPRAAAEALREHLLSHAPWNVHVEVDIEDINNGFATDPAKPAVQLLGQCLQEAYDGAELAVVGSGGSIPLTAALQKQFPDAEIAMFGVEDALARIHSADESVDPTEIEAIAVAEALFLTRYGATARR
- a CDS encoding acetyl-CoA acetyltransferase, encoding MSNFDAFSTTTISDSRTFTSQTAPAPATKSGSDPLKTRFPSSRPLPKELRDEAQGMSWDLFTATFAPTPMTRITFTGEEKANWCYNSYRADVTEMSKTFPPRTAQHEVTASGPAHAFAQMLGDANRYVEILDFHQWEIHEATFTAIKVAHQINERHTAWAIGFGATPQASIAAAMSSAAQRIYG
- a CDS encoding Na+/H+ antiporter subunit A, which produces MLVLLFALIAATAAAPFLMRSIGRPAFGLLALVPLGGFLWLTREFISGTFANGGEIRASIPWMPPIHLNLDFRLDALAGLFGLIVLGIGALVLFYCWGYFDSNPRRLALFASQLTMFATVMYGLVIADNFLLMYVFWEITSLLSYLLVNYYGERASSRRAATQALLVTTFGGLAMLVGIVLFGTSTGIWKLSEISQFSTLESTMPMQVAIVLILLGALSKSAQAPFHFWLPGAMAAPTPVSAYLHSAAMVKAGIYLVARLAPDFHTVSSWHLVVIPVGIFTMLLGGWMALKEYDLKLILAYGTVSQLGFIIAVIGVGSREAMMAGLALTFSHSLFKAALFMIVGAIDHTLGTRDIRELSGLGRSSPFVATLAIISAASMAGIPPLWGFVAKEAALEATLHEELLVGMPRNLMMVGFVVGSILTMAYALYFLYGAFSTKEGFVGVIDNHPENRGEKIVKEANLHTRDLTLWASPTVLTVLTTVFGLWPAPLSHAFTEFLNVRFPGMEAHELKLWHGITVPLILTVVIIAVGALMHWQRELVAKAQFERPALGDADELWDNILRTLRTLSLRLTASTQRGSVTINLAVIFAVLMVVPLAGLILGQSNTVRMILWDSPWQGAAAIIIMLAAIAATRQRNRLSMVAMVGMAGYCLAMIFALHGAPDLALTQILVETIVMVVFMLVLRRLPTEIEPRKDADNRLRAWLSVGVGVSVVVVAMVAISARTTKPISTAMPQLAYDIGHGRNTVNVLLVDLRAADTLGEISVLVIAATGIASLIYRTRSFDRRSRRPTLASTNPRWLASGVADEKEQNRSIMVDVVTRILFPSIMLLSMYFFFSGHNAPGGGFAGGLVAGLALTLRYLAGGRQELEEVLPIAPASLLGFGLLTSGVTAIVPMFLGYPPLTTGYVEPTLPLIGEVAIPSALAFDAGVYLIVVGLIMHILNAMGAQLDLEEDQRKARARDRARAMQVKNEERQRINAEKKRAREAARAQARSEKAHREKARSDSAGSGKTKAEKLSELATAGVGSDVAPTASWKVTLPRESTISKREGGER